Proteins found in one Fusarium keratoplasticum isolate Fu6.1 chromosome 12, whole genome shotgun sequence genomic segment:
- a CDS encoding hypothetical protein (Expressed protein), whose protein sequence is MAPSLFSVLALAAALHAIPAYGQGEQQPLNEATAGTYHDAYPESRPAEITIFNDPKWPCVAETGQPSVDLDVPLNTCVSANFTLDSNVHLMSPGLCPGGNKSPYISIYPSSSCTGISNHPTWYDRRVALNGPGYCLGKAVWGSMITPPEGQWSMEFRCDGTESDEPMRFLHVTLPEPPAKAKPEPAPPRPKTASVSDSACYISGMGMAGAPKFIFQRPEADVCVNVAPKHRLKIYRNALCPNGTEALFARFGGRGCRGSPIELKEMDSSMMATNSPSTCIDMGGEEASSYTFWCTGDLHQKDVPQGLFPDDDDDNDTRVRLHYTYGAPARTSNNKSSAESSRMSMNYRLMGLTVLAAVLCIAVR, encoded by the coding sequence ATGGCCCCATCACTGTTCAGCGTCCTTGCTCTCGCAGCAGCCTTGCACGCAATTCCGGCATATGGGCAAGGCGAGCAGCAGCCGCTCAACGAGGCTACTGCAGGAACCTACCACGATGCGTATCCAGAATCGCGGCCTGCCGAAATCACCATCTTCAATGACCCCAAGTGGCCTTGTGTAGCAGAGACAGGCCAGCCTTCGGTTGACTTAGACGTGCCTCTCAACACTTGCGTCTCTGCGAACTTCACTCTCGACAGCAATGTCCACCTCATGTCCCCCGGATTATGCCCAGGAGGCAACAAAAGCCCCTACATATCCATTTACCCAAGTTCGAGTTGCACGGGCATATCCAATCACCCAACTTGGTACGACAGACGCGTCGCACTGAATGGTCCCGGTTATTGTCTCGGCAAAGCCGTTTGGGGAAGCATGATCACGCCTCCAGAAGGGCAATGGTCAATGGAATTTCGATGCGATGGCACGGAGAGCGACGAGCCTATGAGGTTTCTCCATGTCACACTTCCCGAACCGCCCGCGAAGGCCAAGCCAGAACCTGCCCCTCCGAGACCTAAAACAGCTTCCGTCTCCGATTCAGCCTGTTACATTTCTGGGATGGGAATGGCCGGCGCTCCCAAGTTTATCTTCCAACGACCAGAAGCCGATGTGTGTGTCAACGTCGCTCCAAAGCACAGACTTAAGATTTACCGGAACGCCTTGTGTCCAAACGGCACCGAGGCACTTTTCGCGCGTttcggaggaagaggttgcaGAGGTAGCCCCATCGAGCTCAAGGAAATGGACAGCAGCATGATGGCGACCAACTCCCCAAGTACTTGTATTGACatgggaggagaagaagccagcaGTTATACCTTTTGGTGCACAGGTGATCTTCACCAAAAGGATGTGCCTCAAGGCCTGTttcctgatgatgatgatgataacGATACTCGGGTCCGGTTACACTACACGTACGGAGCCCCTGCCAGAACTTCAAATAACAAGTCAAGCGCCGAATcatcgaggatgtcgatgaaTTACAGACTCATGGGGCTAACAGTCCTGGCGGCTGTGCTTTGTATAGCGGTCAGGTAA